From Thalassococcus sp. S3, one genomic window encodes:
- a CDS encoding Hint domain-containing protein encodes MKTGFRGTFVISWSQTEIDGLAAAPQSAIEAGATWSWQGEPLRVDGPNSVLHLERADQDSQLRRRAARMVRRLVGAALDDTSHLVDVDVEIDDAVPESGFVVTDGRLSYTITVIETGPQSQPLLMFLDAIPPRGVDLWVVHHALREPLAGPGDPASGGVICFTPGARISTPGGSCAVEDLQVGDRVMTRDNGPQEVMWIGSRRMTGARLFAMPHLRPIRLRPGALGIERPDQELLVSPEHRMLVRGAAARDLFNSDEVLVPARDLVNGSTISVDLTLPEVTYVHLLLPSHQIVWANGVEAESFHPANTALTTLDVTDRQRLLRIFPEFETDPHLYGSYARRNLSRPEAALLMHKAA; translated from the coding sequence ATGAAAACGGGCTTTCGGGGCACGTTTGTCATTTCCTGGTCGCAAACAGAAATAGACGGATTGGCGGCTGCACCTCAGTCAGCCATCGAAGCGGGTGCGACGTGGTCGTGGCAGGGGGAACCCCTGCGCGTGGATGGTCCCAATTCTGTTTTGCATCTGGAACGGGCGGACCAAGACAGTCAGTTGAGACGGCGCGCGGCCCGGATGGTCCGTCGTCTTGTGGGGGCGGCCCTGGACGACACGTCCCACCTCGTCGATGTCGACGTCGAAATAGACGATGCGGTGCCCGAGAGCGGGTTTGTGGTAACCGATGGGCGCCTCAGCTACACGATTACCGTCATTGAGACCGGCCCCCAATCGCAGCCGCTTTTAATGTTTCTCGATGCGATCCCGCCCAGGGGCGTGGATCTCTGGGTTGTTCATCACGCCCTGCGCGAACCCCTTGCAGGTCCCGGTGATCCGGCCAGCGGTGGTGTGATCTGCTTCACGCCCGGCGCGCGGATCTCGACGCCGGGCGGGTCCTGTGCGGTCGAGGATTTGCAGGTCGGAGACCGGGTGATGACCCGCGACAACGGCCCGCAAGAGGTGATGTGGATCGGCTCTCGCCGTATGACAGGGGCACGGCTTTTCGCGATGCCGCATCTGCGCCCTATCCGGCTGCGCCCCGGCGCGCTCGGGATCGAACGACCCGATCAGGAGCTTCTGGTGTCGCCCGAACATCGGATGCTTGTCCGCGGTGCGGCGGCCCGCGACCTTTTCAATTCCGACGAGGTCCTCGTGCCTGCGCGCGATCTGGTCAACGGGTCGACCATTTCGGTCGATCTGACCCTGCCCGAGGTCACGTATGTGCATCTCCTCCTGCCCAGTCACCAGATTGTCTGGGCCAATGGCGTGGAGGCCGAAAGCTTCCATCCCGCCAATACCGCGCTGACCACATTGGATGTGACGGATCGTCAGCGACTTCTCCGGATCTTCCCGGAGTTTGAAACAGATCCGCATCTCTATGGCAGTTATGCGCGGCGCAACCTGTCCCGTCCCGAGGCCGCTCTTTTGATGCACAAGGCGGCCTAG